The following are from one region of the Georgenia sp. M64 genome:
- a CDS encoding TRAP transporter small permease, protein MTTLKKALDKVLATISVTLFAVLVLVVVWQVFSRQVVGNPSTWSEELARQTFVWLGLFAAAYVFGERGHIAVEFVVRLFPEKVERVIAMAVQVLIIIFAVVVLVWGGWRAAQGAMGQNLSALPFTIGQMYLALPISGLFVAFYAIYHLQGIARGTEPAYAGLEAADEEAV, encoded by the coding sequence CTCCGTGACACTCTTCGCCGTGCTGGTCCTCGTCGTGGTCTGGCAGGTCTTCTCCCGCCAGGTCGTCGGCAACCCCAGCACGTGGTCCGAGGAGCTCGCCCGTCAGACGTTCGTCTGGCTCGGCCTGTTCGCCGCCGCGTACGTCTTCGGCGAGCGCGGCCACATCGCGGTCGAGTTCGTCGTCCGGCTCTTCCCCGAGAAGGTGGAGCGGGTCATCGCCATGGCCGTCCAGGTCCTCATCATCATCTTCGCGGTGGTGGTGCTGGTCTGGGGCGGGTGGCGGGCCGCCCAGGGCGCGATGGGGCAGAACCTCAGCGCGCTGCCGTTCACCATCGGTCAGATGTACCTCGCCCTGCCGATCTCGGGGCTGTTCGTCGCGTTCTACGCGATCTACCACCTCCAGGGGATCGCCCGGGGCACCGAGCCGGCCTACGCCGGCCTCGAGGCAGCCGACGAGGAGGCCGTGTGA
- a CDS encoding TRAP transporter large permease gives MDTNTIAGLILLFGIILGIVASVPIAVTVGLSSLGAAVVLLGTDQAVLVSAQRMFTGINSFPLLAIPFFVLAGVLMNNGGIAGRLIDAAKVLTGRMPASLAQTNVVANAMFGAVSGAAVAAAAAVGTVMTPRMRKDGYERTFAAAVNVASAPAGMLIPPSNTFIVYSLVSSTSIAALFMAGVGPGLVWAGAVMAMVYVYARRQPGRLRSSDHPTFAQAVLVLWKAVPSMLMIVVVVGGILAGYFTATESAAIAVVYSLVLGFAYRALHVRDLPRILLDSARTTAIVMLLVGVSTALSFVMSFARIPDMISEAVLGLTSSPTVILVLMMVILLVVGTFMDPTPAILIFTPIFLPIVMEFGIDPIHFGTMIVFNLSLGVITPPVGNVLFVGARVAGLRIEPVVSRLWPFLVSLVLGLFVVVFIPAISMWLPTAMGLTAG, from the coding sequence ATGGACACCAACACCATCGCGGGACTCATCCTGCTCTTCGGCATCATCCTCGGGATCGTCGCCTCCGTGCCGATCGCCGTCACCGTGGGGCTGTCCTCGCTCGGCGCGGCCGTCGTGCTCCTGGGCACCGACCAGGCGGTGCTCGTCTCCGCCCAGCGGATGTTCACGGGCATCAACTCCTTCCCGCTGCTGGCGATCCCGTTCTTCGTCCTCGCGGGCGTCCTCATGAACAACGGCGGCATCGCCGGGCGGCTCATCGACGCCGCGAAGGTGCTCACCGGGCGCATGCCGGCCTCCCTCGCCCAGACGAACGTCGTGGCGAACGCCATGTTCGGGGCCGTCTCCGGCGCGGCCGTCGCCGCCGCCGCGGCGGTCGGCACCGTCATGACCCCCCGGATGCGCAAGGACGGCTACGAGCGCACCTTCGCCGCCGCCGTCAACGTCGCCTCCGCCCCGGCCGGCATGCTCATCCCGCCGAGCAACACCTTCATCGTGTACTCGCTCGTGTCGTCCACCTCGATCGCGGCGCTGTTCATGGCCGGTGTCGGACCGGGCCTGGTGTGGGCGGGCGCCGTCATGGCGATGGTCTACGTCTACGCCCGTCGCCAGCCCGGCCGGCTGCGCTCGAGCGACCACCCGACGTTCGCCCAGGCGGTCCTCGTGCTGTGGAAGGCCGTCCCGTCGATGCTCATGATCGTCGTCGTCGTCGGCGGCATCCTGGCCGGGTACTTCACGGCCACGGAGTCCGCGGCCATCGCCGTGGTCTACAGCCTCGTCCTCGGGTTCGCCTACCGGGCCCTGCACGTGCGGGACCTGCCGCGCATCCTGCTCGACTCGGCCCGCACGACGGCGATCGTCATGCTCCTCGTGGGCGTCTCCACCGCGCTGTCCTTCGTCATGTCGTTCGCCCGGATCCCCGACATGATCTCCGAGGCCGTCCTCGGGCTGACCAGCAGCCCGACGGTGATCCTCGTCCTCATGATGGTGATCCTCCTCGTCGTCGGCACGTTCATGGACCCGACGCCGGCGATCCTCATCTTCACGCCGATCTTCCTGCCGATCGTCATGGAGTTCGGGATCGACCCGATCCACTTCGGCACGATGATCGTGTTCAACCTCTCCCTCGGGGTGATCACCCCACCGGTGGGCAACGTGCTGTTCGTCGGTGCCCGGGTGGCGGGGCTGCGGATCGAGCCCGTGGTGAGCAGGCTCTGGCCGTTCCTCGTCTCGCTGGTGCTCGGCCTGTTCGTGGTCGTCTTCATCCCGGCCATCTCCATGTGGCTCCCGACCGCCATGGGGCTGACGGCCGGCTAG
- a CDS encoding MarR family transcriptional regulator — protein sequence MTEDPGTTSDSRLAAEAWESLFRAQSTLMKRFERAGDFAPLRAREYDVLFTLSRAGGSRMRLRDLNEEVFLSQPSLSRMVDRLVERGLLAREPAPDDGRGVLVSLTEAGAQMQRTIGRRHVRSIASHVGGALSAEELRTLTALTTRLRAAQRDGRAGVPPLT from the coding sequence GTGACCGAGGATCCAGGCACGACGTCGGACTCGCGGCTGGCCGCGGAGGCGTGGGAGTCGCTCTTCCGGGCCCAGTCCACGCTCATGAAGCGCTTCGAGCGGGCCGGGGACTTCGCTCCGCTGCGGGCCCGGGAGTACGACGTGCTCTTCACGCTCAGCCGGGCGGGCGGGTCACGGATGCGGCTGCGGGACCTCAACGAGGAGGTCTTCCTCAGCCAGCCCAGTCTCAGCCGGATGGTCGACCGGCTCGTCGAGCGCGGCCTGCTGGCGCGCGAGCCCGCGCCCGACGACGGCCGCGGCGTGCTGGTCTCGCTCACGGAGGCGGGGGCGCAGATGCAGCGGACCATCGGACGCCGCCACGTGCGCTCGATCGCCTCGCACGTGGGCGGGGCGCTCAGCGCGGAGGAGCTGCGCACCCTCACCGCGCTCACCACCCGGCTCCGGGCCGCCCAGCGGGACGGGCGTGCGGGCGTCCCGCCCCTCACGTAA